The Pseudoxanthomonas sp. Root65 sequence GCTGCCGCACCTCGTGTTCCCCTGCGCTCGCACCAGCCGGATCGTCGCCGGCGAACCGTTCTTCCGCATGCAGGAAGTCGAAGGGGTGGCGAACAGCGAAACCCGGATCGATGTCATCGCGCGCGTCGGCGATCGCTGGCGCTATGCGCTGACGCCGGTCACCGGCCGCAAGCACCAGCTGCGCGTGCACATGGCGGCATTGGGCGCGCCGATCGCCGGTGATCCGCTGTACCCATCCGTGCGTCATCGCGCTGCCGGCGACCATGCGGCGCCCTTGCAGCTGCTGGCCGAGCGGCTTGCGTTCGTCGATCCGCTCCGCGGTATCGAGCGCTGTTTCACCAGCGGCTTTGCGCTCGGCGGGTGAGCACCCTCCAGCCGCTCGATCGGCCAGGCCTGGTCGGGGAACGCATCCCTCCTGTCCTTGGCGCGCAGCAGCCGGCGCAGCAGGTCCGGGCTCTGGCCACGGGCAACAGGCTCCTGCGGGTCGTCACGAGGCGAGGGTGGTCAGGCGTGATGGTCGCGCATAGTCTGCCCGCCCCTCGTGGTCGCTCGAAGCGGTCGGTGGTCGCCATAATGGGCGCTGCCGCAGGGCCTGGCCGTGATGGAGATTCCGCATGATCCGCTGCACGATCCTCTTGTTCGCAGGGCTGCTGACGCTGGCGGTGTCAACGGCCCGCGCAGCGCCTCCCGCGGCCGCGTCCCATCCCCCGGTCACTCCGCTGGAACACCTGCCGGCCTTGAAGGGCGACTACTTTCCGCTGACTGATCCGGGCTCCGGTCGCGTCCACCACGTCTACGTCCGCTATCCCGAGGGCTACCACGCCCGGTCGGCCACGCGCTACCCGGTGGTGTACGTGCTGGACGGCGACAGCCTGTTTCCGCTGCTGGCGCCGACGCACCTGTTCCTGCATTACGACGAGCAATTGCCGGAAGCGATCATCGTCGGCATCGCCTACGGCGGTTTCGACCCGGCCATCAACAAGCGCCATGTCGATTTCACTGCGCCGGGCAGTGACACCACCGCAGAGCAGGGTGGAGCGCCCGGCTTTCTCGCGTTCCTGCGCGCGCAGCTGGTGCCCGAAGTCGAGCGTCGCTATGCCGCCGACCCGGCGCGGCGCGTGCTCGTGGGACAGTCGCGCGCCGGCTACTTCGTGCTGTGGTCCGCATTGCAGGATCCGGACCTGGTCTGGGGGCGGATCGCCAGCAATCCTTCACCCGGGCCGGCGCGCGAAGCGCTATTTGTTGCAGCGCGCCCGCATACGCGCACCGACCTGCGCGTGGCGGTCGCCAGCGGCACGCGCGACACCGCCGAGCGCCAGCGCATCGCGCGCGACTGGACCACGCATTGGTCCGCAGCGTCGATGGATGCGCCATGGCAGGTGACCCTGCTGACGCTCCAGGACGGCACCCATGCGGCGACGATCGGCGAAACCTACCGGCGCGCGATGCTGTGGCTGTTCCACGAGGACATCCCTACGCCGTGACCACGATGCCCCGGCGTGGCGCAGCGCGTCATGCATGCGTGCAGCGGTGGCGATGCGGACGCATCGCCGGGCGCGATCCGTAACCGGCTTCACAGAACGGCGCCGGTCGTCGGAAATCGACGGCTCGTGTCACACGATGGGCATCGAGGCGGCTTAGGCTCGCCGCATGGACACCTTGGCTGACATCCGGGCCATCCTGGCCGCCGCGGGACAGCGCATCGAACACGGTGCGCTGCGCGAGGACCCGCGCGAGTTCATGGACGCCTTGTGGCGGCAGGTCTACGACCGCGCGCCCGACGACCTGCAGCCCTATGTCTGGGCAAGGCTGACCGACTTCTCAGCGCAGCTCGGCGTGATGGCCGACCTCGCCGCCGAGCGCAGCCCGGTGCGCGCGCCGCCGGACGTGTTCGCACGACGCTAGCGCGCGCTTCTGCGCGACCGTGGCAGGGCATCGTGAGGGTGCGCTGACCTCTCCGCGCGCGCGTCTGCGTTGTCATGTGCATGGAAACAGGCAAGACTTACGGCATGAAAGCCGGTATCACTGTCCGCCCCGCACGCCCCTCCGAAGCCGCCGCCCTGTCCGCGATGATGCGGCGCACGTTCCTGGCCACCAACGGCCACTGCAGCACGCCCGAGAACGTGGCTGCGCACGTGGCGGCGATGTATTCGCCCGAACGCCAGGCCGAAGAGATCCGCGACCCGGATACGCTCACCTTGATCGTCGAGCAGGACGGTGTGTGGGCCGGCTATGCGCAACTGCGCTGGGCCACGGTGCCGCCGACCGAGGTGGTGCTGCGGCCCACGGTGGAACTGGCACGCATCTACCTGGACGAGGCCTTCCATGGTAAGGGCATCGCCGCCGTGCTGGTCTCGCACCTGCTGGCCGCAGCCAAGCTGCGCGGCTCGCGCTCGGCCTGGCTCACCGTCTGGCAGGAGGCGCCGCAGGCGATCCGCTTCTGGCGCAAGCACGGCTTCCAGAGCGTCGGCCGCTCGATCTTCTACATCGGCGACGATCCGAAGGAAGACTGGGTGATGACGCAGGCTCTGCCTGAGGGGTGACGCCCGGGTCAAGGCGCGGGGCCGAGGGAAAAAGAAGGCCGCTCTGAGAGCGGCCTTTTTCGTGCGCGGGTCACACCGTCGGCTGTCGGAGCACCGGATTGTCCCAGCCGGGACGCGGCGCAAAGCGGTCGCCGTGGCGGGCCTGCAGCGACTTCAGTTTTTCCAGCAGCACGTCGGGACCGACTGCCTTGACGTGCTCGATCGGACCGCCGCGGAACGGGGCGAAGCCGGTACCGAAGATTACCCCGGCATCCAGCAGGTCGGCATCGGCCACCACGCCATCGTGCAGGCAGGCGACGGCTTCGTTGAGCAGCGGCAGGATCAGGCGGTCCTCCAGGTCGTCCGGTGCCTTGTAGTCCTGCGGGACCTGCGGTTTCACGGCCTTCCCGTTTTCCCACGTGTACAGGCCCTGGCCGTCCTTTTTGCCGCGCTTGCCGGGTTCCACCGTCGCCAGCGCCGCGGGCAACGTCAGGCCGAGGAAGGGTGATAGCTCCGCGCCGACGCCCTGCGCCACATCCAGGCCGACGGTGTCGATCAGTTCGATGGGGCCCATCGGCATGCCGAACTTCACCGCCGCCTTGTCGATCACCGGCCCGGGAATGCCTTCGGCATAAGCCGTCGCGGCTTCCAGCATGTACGGGAACAGCACGCGGTTGACCAGGAAGCCCGGCGTGCCGGCGACCGGCACCGGGAACTTGTCCAGCGCCTTGCAGAACGCGGCCAAGCGCTTGACGTTGGTCTCGTCCAGCGCGTCGTGCTGCACGATCTCCACCAGCGGCATCATTGCCACCGGGTTGAAGTAGTGCAGGCCGGCGAACTGCGCCGGACGCTGGATGTGCTCGCGCAGTTCGGTCAGCGGGATGGACGAGGTGTTGGTGGTCAGCAGCGCGTCGGCCTTCAGGCGCGGCTCGAGGGTCTGGTAGAGATCGCGCTTGGCCTCGGGGTTCTCGATGATTGCCTCGATCACCAGGTCGGCCTGCGGCACGCCGTCGCCGGCCAGGTCGCCCTTCAGGCGCGCGGCCACGGCCGGACGCTTGCTCTCGTCCTTCACCTTCTTGGCGAACAGCTCCTGCGCGCGCGCCAGGGCGCCATCGATGAAGCGCTGCTCGCGGTCCTGCAGGGTGACGTTGAAGCCCTTGTAGGCCGACCATGCGGCGATGTCGCCGCCCATCACGCCGGCACCGACAACGTGGACGTGGGCGATGCCGTGGTCTTTGCCACCCAGACCCTTGAGACGTTCGGTGAGGAAGAAGATGCGGATCAGGTTGCGTGCGGTGGGCGTGCCGGCCAGCTTCACCACCGCCCTGCGCTCGGCGTCCAGGCGAGCCTGGATGCCCTTGCCGCCGGCGGTCTTCCACACGTTGATGAGCGCATACGGAGCGGGGTAATGCGCCTTCGGTGCCTTGCGCGCGACCTGCTTGGTCATCTGCGGTGCCAGGATCTGGCGGGCGAGCCAGCTGTTGCTGATCCAGCCGGTGAAGCGCTGCTTGAACGGACGCTGCGGCCGCGAAGCGATCAGCGCGACGGCAGCATCGATCAGCACGGCAGGCTCGGCGATCTTGTCGACCAGCCCCATCGCCTTCGCCGAACTCGCCGACAGCGTGCGGCCCGTCAGCATCATGTCCATCGCCTTCGGCGAACCCACCAGGCGCGGCAGGCGCGCGCTGCCGCCCCAGCCGGGGAAGATGCCCAGCTTCACTTCGGGCAGGCCGATGCGGGTGGACGGGTCGCTGCTGGCGACGCGGTAATCGCAGGCCAGCGAAATCTCGGTGCCGCCGCCCATGCAGAAGCCGTGGATCGCGGACACCGTGGGGCAGGGCAGCTCGGCCAGTTTCTGGAACACGCTCTGGCCGCGGCGGATGGCGTCGTTGACGGTGCCCTTGCGGTCGAACTCCTGGAACTCCTTCAGGTCCGCGCCGGCGATGAAGCCGCTGGTCTTGGCCGAGCGCAGCACCACGCCCTTCGGTGGATCGATGGACAGGCGCTCGATGATGTCGGCCAGTTCGATCAGCACATCCTGCGAGAACGCGTTGACGCTGGCGCCCTGGCGGTCGAAGGCCAGCACGACGATGTCGTCGTCGCGCAGCTCGGTCTGCCAGTGACTGAATCGCAGCCCATCGAAGTTCGTGGCCATGCAGGGGACCATCCGTTCACGTATGGATAAGGCCGCTATCATCCCGAGGTTGTTTCATCCCCGTCAAATCCACATATCCGGGTGAACGTCGTCACGGGCGTGACCGGCAGCAGGGGATGTTCCCGCTGCGCCGGTTAAATTCTTGATAGGGCAACGGTTTGGACAAGGCGTTGAACTTTCCTCCGCTAGCGCGGTCACAGGGCCCGGCCAACGCCGAGCCGACAGGAGTGCGGCCCGGCATGGCCGAAGTTGATCCAACCCAGGAGCTGGACCTCGAGCTGGTCAGGCGCGTGCAACGCGGCGACAGCGCGGCCTTCGACCTGCTGGTGCGCAAGTACCAGCATCGCGTGGTGGCGCTGATCGGGCGTTACATCCATGACTGGAGCGAGTGCCAGGACGTGGCCCAGGAGACGTTCCTGCGTGCATACCGCGCGCTGGGCAATTTCCGGGGCGATTCCCAGTTCTATACGTGGCTGCACCGTATCGCCGTGAATACCGCCAAGAACCATCTGGTCGCGCACAACCGCCGTCCGCCCACAGCGGACGTCGACGCCGCCGACGCCGAGCAGTACGACATCGGCGCGCGGCTGCGCGACACCGACACCCCCGAGCGCGAACTGATGCGCCAGGAGATGGAGGCGACGGTGATGCGCGCGGTGGACGGCCTGCCTGAGGAACTGCGGACCGCGATCACCTTGCGCGAGGTCGAAGGCCTCAGCTACGAGGAGATCGCGCAGAAGATGGACTGCCCGATCGGCACCGTGCGTTCGCGCATCTTCCGTGCGCGCGAAGCCATCGACGAACAACTGCGTCCCTTGCTGGACACCGACAGTGCAACCCGGGAGCGTGCCCGCTCATGACCGCCCGCAACGAGACACCGACCATCGACAAGCTCGACATCCATCACCGCCAGCAGCTGTCCGCCCTCGTGGACGGCGAACTGGCCGCCGACGAAGCGCGCTTCCTGCTACGCCGCCTGCAGCACGACCACGAACTGGCCGGTCGCTGGGAGCGCTGGCAGCTGTGCGGCGACGTGCTGCGCGGAAAGGGCCATGCCCCTGCACCCGCCGGTTTCGCCGAGCGCGTGGCGCTGGCGATCGCGGCCGAATCGTCGGCATCTGCCACGGGCGCGGCGCCACACGCGCAAGTCACGCGTCCGCGCAACCTGCTCGCCCGCTGGGGCGGCGGTGCGCTGGCGGCCTCGGTGGCGTTGGTGGCCTTGTTCATGGCGCGCCAGCAATCGCCGCAGGACATGCCGGTGGGCGAGGGCACGCAGATGGCGTCGACCCAGGCGACATCGCCCGAAGTGAGGCCGGAAGCGCCGGCCGCGCCGGCCCCTGACGCCGAAGCCTATGCCGCCGCGGCGGTGGCCGTGGCGGCGAGCGTGCCGCGCCGGCAGGAAGCGACACGCCGCAGCGCAACCCGCAGCCAGCAGGCGGCGCGCAGTGCGCAGCGTGTGGCCCGTGCCGACGTCCCCGCGCGGGCGAACGGCACGGCGCAAGGCGCGCCA is a genomic window containing:
- a CDS encoding alpha/beta hydrolase-fold protein, whose translation is MIRCTILLFAGLLTLAVSTARAAPPAAASHPPVTPLEHLPALKGDYFPLTDPGSGRVHHVYVRYPEGYHARSATRYPVVYVLDGDSLFPLLAPTHLFLHYDEQLPEAIIVGIAYGGFDPAINKRHVDFTAPGSDTTAEQGGAPGFLAFLRAQLVPEVERRYAADPARRVLVGQSRAGYFVLWSALQDPDLVWGRIASNPSPGPAREALFVAARPHTRTDLRVAVASGTRDTAERQRIARDWTTHWSAASMDAPWQVTLLTLQDGTHAATIGETYRRAMLWLFHEDIPTP
- a CDS encoding GNAT family N-acetyltransferase, which encodes MKAGITVRPARPSEAAALSAMMRRTFLATNGHCSTPENVAAHVAAMYSPERQAEEIRDPDTLTLIVEQDGVWAGYAQLRWATVPPTEVVLRPTVELARIYLDEAFHGKGIAAVLVSHLLAAAKLRGSRSAWLTVWQEAPQAIRFWRKHGFQSVGRSIFYIGDDPKEDWVMTQALPEG
- a CDS encoding 3-hydroxyacyl-CoA dehydrogenase NAD-binding domain-containing protein, whose translation is MATNFDGLRFSHWQTELRDDDIVVLAFDRQGASVNAFSQDVLIELADIIERLSIDPPKGVVLRSAKTSGFIAGADLKEFQEFDRKGTVNDAIRRGQSVFQKLAELPCPTVSAIHGFCMGGGTEISLACDYRVASSDPSTRIGLPEVKLGIFPGWGGSARLPRLVGSPKAMDMMLTGRTLSASSAKAMGLVDKIAEPAVLIDAAVALIASRPQRPFKQRFTGWISNSWLARQILAPQMTKQVARKAPKAHYPAPYALINVWKTAGGKGIQARLDAERRAVVKLAGTPTARNLIRIFFLTERLKGLGGKDHGIAHVHVVGAGVMGGDIAAWSAYKGFNVTLQDREQRFIDGALARAQELFAKKVKDESKRPAVAARLKGDLAGDGVPQADLVIEAIIENPEAKRDLYQTLEPRLKADALLTTNTSSIPLTELREHIQRPAQFAGLHYFNPVAMMPLVEIVQHDALDETNVKRLAAFCKALDKFPVPVAGTPGFLVNRVLFPYMLEAATAYAEGIPGPVIDKAAVKFGMPMGPIELIDTVGLDVAQGVGAELSPFLGLTLPAALATVEPGKRGKKDGQGLYTWENGKAVKPQVPQDYKAPDDLEDRLILPLLNEAVACLHDGVVADADLLDAGVIFGTGFAPFRGGPIEHVKAVGPDVLLEKLKSLQARHGDRFAPRPGWDNPVLRQPTV
- the rpoE gene encoding RNA polymerase sigma factor RpoE, which translates into the protein MAEVDPTQELDLELVRRVQRGDSAAFDLLVRKYQHRVVALIGRYIHDWSECQDVAQETFLRAYRALGNFRGDSQFYTWLHRIAVNTAKNHLVAHNRRPPTADVDAADAEQYDIGARLRDTDTPERELMRQEMEATVMRAVDGLPEELRTAITLREVEGLSYEEIAQKMDCPIGTVRSRIFRAREAIDEQLRPLLDTDSATRERARS
- a CDS encoding sigma-E factor negative regulatory protein codes for the protein MTARNETPTIDKLDIHHRQQLSALVDGELAADEARFLLRRLQHDHELAGRWERWQLCGDVLRGKGHAPAPAGFAERVALAIAAESSASATGAAPHAQVTRPRNLLARWGGGALAASVALVALFMARQQSPQDMPVGEGTQMASTQATSPEVRPEAPAAPAPDAEAYAAAAVAVAASVPRRQEATRRSATRSQQAARSAQRVARADVPARANGTAQGAPRGVDATTLVASAPVPAASSNPFSHRPQETGVVASRPWPRSALSAYPSASGSLATGYSADSAARTFYPFEPRLPSSAPIAAPVDAPRD